GGACAACATGATTCACAACTGGACCCCCTTGAATGGAAAGACTAAAGGTTTTTTCAAGGTCTTGATGAATCCTGATAATTCCATTAATGCCAACCTGGTTTTCGGAGAAGAAAAAAATGACCATAAGATCCTGAATGCCGCCCTCCACCTACAGCAAAAAGAGAAAAATCGAAAGGTAATTCTAGTCAGTAAGGACATCAATCTGAGGCTCAAAGCCAAATCCCTGGAAATACATGCGGAGGATTACGAAACCGGAAAAATCAAAAACATCACTGAACTCGAAAACACCGGCAAGTATTATCTGGACGGCATTGATCAGCATGTCATCAACAATCTCTACGAAAACCATTCTGTAGAAGCTAAGCTGGTCTTGGGAACAAGAAAGAGAAAAGCCAATGCATTCTACATACTGAAAAGTGACAAAAATTCAGTTTTGGCCTATTTCAATTCGGAGGACAATACCATGGAAAGGGTGGACAAGGCTTTGGCTTACAATATCAAACCAAAAAACGCCGAACAGACTTTTGCCCTTCATGCCATTTTAAATCCACGGATCAAATTGGTTTCCATTCAGGGGGTGGCAGGTACAGGTAAAACTCTCTTGGCATTAGCAGGTGCTTTGGAGCAAAGAAGGGATTTTAAACAGGTTTTTCTGGCTAGGCCTATTGTTCCGCTCAGCAACAAGGACATAGGATATCTCCCTGGTGATATCAAATCCAAATTGAATCCCTATATGGAACCACTTTGGGATAATCTGAAATTCATTCAGAATCAGTTCAAAGAATCAGACAAGGAATATCAGAAGATCACCGAAATGATCAATCAGGAGAAATTGGTGATTCAGCCCCTAGCCTATATCAGAGGCCGGTCTCTTTCAAACATTTTCTTCATTGTGGATGAGGCGCAAAATCTTACTCCCCATGAAATCAAGACCATTATCAGCCGTGCCGGGGAAAATACCAAAATCATCTTTACAGGTGATATTTTCCAGATTGATACCCCCTACCTGGACAGCCAAAGCAATGGACTTTCCTATTTGATAGACAGGGTAAAAGACCACCCTTTGTATGCCCACATCAAACTTGAAAAAGGAGAAAGATCTGAATTGGCCAACTTAGCCAACGATTTACTCTAATTGCAACACTACTTTTTATAAGCCGATAAAATACTGCCTATTTTATCGGCTTTTTGATTTTTTAGGAATTTTGATGCAACCTCTTTTTGGAAATCTTGATCAGAAAAACTGTATCGATAAGCATAATCATCTGTACGTAAACGTACACTTCATCAGAATAAAATTAAACGCTACTTATTGATTTACAGCTATTTACAAAATTAGGATCGGATTTTGGCATATAGTTAATATCTGCAGCAATGCTCCTGTAGAGTAAGACAATTAAGTTCAACAAAAATTTATAAGAAAATGAAATCGATTATTTTAACTCAGAAAAATGTTTGTGCCTTTTTAGGATTATTAATGGCATTGACAATCTTGTGGTCTGCAAGTGCAGAGGCGAAGGTTGATACTACTATCAACGAGGAAATCTCAATGGTAAACGAAATGAGATTAGATTCAGTACAGGAAAGGGAAATCCAAATGGAAGAAATTGACTTATCCGAAATCAAAGAAGTTCCGACCATCACTTTAATCAATAAATATGGAGAAATCGTGGCGGAGTTTTATGGAGAAAAAGCAGAGATCGAGAAAAAATTCGAGGTTACATTGAAAAAGTGTCAGTTTGTGACCGCTTCAGGAAAGCACGAATTTTATCTTATATGACTTAGAGTTGCTTGTTTGGTTTTTTGAAAATAAAAAAAGGTGGGAATACCCACCTTTTTTTTTCTATAATTTGATTGATCAACTTTCAGTGATCGTATTCAATTTAGCCAGGAAGCTGTTGTAATACTGTCTTCCCACCTGTACCACCGAACCTGTTCTCAGGGTAATGTCCTTGGTATTGAAACTTTCAATTTGTCCCAATTGGACAATAAATGATTTTTGAACTCTCAGAAAAAGATGGGACGGGAGTTTTTCTTCCATATCCTTCATAGACTTTCTGATGGTGAAATTCCTGCTTTTGGTAAAGATCGTAACCATATTTCCATTGGCCTCTACATAATAGATTTCTTCATATGGAACTCTTTCATAAGCATTGTCCGCTTTGATGAATACAGCATCCACAACAAGATAAGGACTTTCATCCTTGGACCTTACGACTGCTGTTTCAGGTGCGGGTTTGGTTCTTTTGTTATAAAGAACAATTTCAACAATGGCATGAATATCATTGGTATTGAATGGCTTTACAATAAAACCTGCAGGGTTGATTCTTTTGGCTCTTTCGATGATTGTTGGATCACTGTAGGAGGTTACATAAACCAAAGGAGCATCTACCATTTGCTTGATAATTTCTCCCAGTTCAATGCCATCTTTATCGCCTTTAAGTTTGATATCCATAAAAACCAAATCAGGCCTGTATTTCTTGACCACCTTAATGGCCTGATTGGCTGAATTGGCAATATCAATATTGACATAACCTAAAAGTTCTAAAATTTCCTCAATGTTCTCTGCAATATTAACGTCATCTTCAACGATCAGGATCCTTTCCTCTTTCATAATGTTTTATGGGAAATAATACGTTATAATAAATGTTAAATAGATTTTTATATAAGTAAAAGAATTTATAAGCTCTATTTACAAATTTTAGTTTTCAGAATCAATATTTATTTCAAATTTCTGAATTTATCACAATTTTGGGAATTAAAGGCTCATCATATCCTTAAACCTAGCTGCTTGTCTTCTACTGACTTCTATTCTGTCGCCACCTTTCAGCGTCACTACAAGACCCCCGTTGAACCAAGGCTCAATGGCCTCAACCCAACTTAAATTAATAATATGTTTTCTGCTTGCTCTGAAAAATGATTTTTCATCCAATCTTTCATCCAACGCATTGAGTGATTTATGAATCATGGGTTTGTTGTTGTCAAAATACACTTTGATATAATTTCCATCTGATTCAAAAAGTCTTACGTTGGACAATTTCACAAACCAACAGCGGTCCCCATCTTTGACAAAAACCTGATCATCTAAAGTCAGCTTTTTGGAAGAGAACGAACCGTCATCCTCCGATCTGTCGGGACCTTCGTTGAGTTTCTTGAAAAGTCGCTCTATGGCTTCATTCAATCGCTTGGGCTCAATGGGTTTTAAGAGGTAATCAAGTGCATTGACCTGAAAAGCCTTCAGGGCATATTCATCGTAGGCTGTAGTGAATATCACATGCGGTACATTGTCCAACTCCTCCAATAAATCGAATCCTGTTTTCTCCGGCATCTGAATATCAAGAAAAACCACGTCGGGGGATAAAGCTTCAATTTTCTCTTTGGCATCATCCACATTATTGGCTTCGCCCACGATTTCCACCTGATCATATTGGGATAATAAATTGATTAGCTCTTTTCTCGCCAGTCTTTCATCATCAATTACTAGTGCTCTCATTTTAGTTGAATTTTTAACCTAATGTAAGGTTTTGTTTTGGAATTTTGATTTCTGTTACTACAAATTCATAATCTGCATTATAAATTTTGAAAGTGGCCCGATCTCCATAGATCAATTTCAACCTTTGAATGGTATTGTTGATCCCATGCCCTTCCCGCTCTTTCTTTTTGCTGAATGCCTGACTTTTTAACTGACCGCTGTTTTTGACCTGAATGATCAGATGATCAGTGATTCCTTCTTTGCATTTGATTTCGATAAGACCTCCTTTTACCCTGTTGGAGATTCCGTGTTTGATGGCATTTTCGACAATAGTCTGAAGCATCATCGGAGGTACCTTATAATCATAGGCGGCAGGTTCTATCTCATATTTGACCTGAAGCCGTTCTTCAAATCTGATAGATTCCAAATTTAAATAATCCTTGACAGTATTGATCTCATTTTCGAAATCTATTGTCCTTTTTTTATCCATCATCAATGAAAATCTCAAGATATTGGAAAGTTGGGTGATTGCCTGTTTGGCTTTTATGGGGTCTTCATCAACCAAGGCCCTTACGCTGTTCAAAGCATTGAAAATAAAATGTGGATTGAGCTGACTTTTGAGGTGATTCAACTGGATCTCATTGATTTTTGCCTGATACTTCAATGACTGATTGTAGTTGTCCAAAAAGTGAAAAAGAAAATACAACATTACCCATAAAGAATAAAACAGGAAACTCACGAATACATTTCCTGCTAAAACCACCAACCTGAAATCCTGCTCCGGGTCCAAAGTGTCAAAGGCCAGGTTAATCAAAATCTGGGCTGATGTATTCAATGCACTGAGTACAGTAACTGCAATGAGCGTATTGGGCAGCAACTGAACAAAACTTAAATTAAACCACCCATATTTTTTGATTACAAACCTCAGCGAATGGGTGGAAATAAGGTAAAAAGAGGCCAGTGAAAAAAAAGCCCCCAATTGAACCGGGGTAATCCCCCGATCAAGGGATACAAAAAACAAGTTGATCAAAGCAAAGCCCAACCAACCAAAAATCTGTAAAAACCAATATAGTCTCGTCTTGTTCATGCCAGCAGGCCAAATATAGACAAGCCATCATAAGGAATGGCTAAATTTTTAAAGAAGGGCGCAATACTGGATTTGGTAGGTAAAATGCTTTTGTCAATTCAATTCCTCTCTCAGAAATTTAGCTGTATAACTCTTGGGATGGTTTGCCACTACTTCCGGTTTTCCTTCTACTACTATCTGCCCACCCTTTTCGCCACCTTCAGGACCAAGATCTATGATATAATCTGCCACTTTGATTACATCAAGGTTATGCTCAATAATCAGTACGGTATTTCCCTTTTCCACCAGGCGGTTCAGCACCTCCAATAAATGCTCAATATCCTGGAAATGTAGCCCTGTAGTAGGTTCATCCAAAATATAAAAGGTTTTACCGGTGTCTTTTTTGGAAAGCTCAGTGGCTAATTTCACCCTTTGGGCTTCCCCTCCTGATAATGTTGTGGCATGTTGACCTAAAGTGATATATCCCAACCCCACATCATTCAGTGTCTTTATTCTCCTCAATATCTTGGGTTGATTTTCAAAGAAATTTACCGCCTGCTCGACTGTCATATCCAACACATCAGATATGGATTTTCCTTTGAACCTCACTTCCAAGGTCTCCCTGTTATATCTTTTTCCTTTACAGGTTTCGCATGGTATATGTACATCTGGGAGGAAATCCATTTCGATCAGTTTCATTCCCGCACCCTCGCAATCCTCGCACCTCCCCCCTTTGACATTGAAGCTAAATCTTCCCGGCTTGTATCCCCTGATTTTGGATTCGGGCAGCTCAGTAAACAGGGTTCTGATATCAGAAAACACTCCGGTATAGGTAGCAGGGTTGGATCTTGGGGTCCTGCCAATCGGGGATTGATCCACTTCTATCACTTTATCCAAATGTTCCAAGCCGTTGATTTTCTCATAGGCCAAAGGTTCCCTTTTGGAGTTGTAAAAATGTTGGTTCAATAAGGGGAATAAGGTATCATGAATCAAGGAACTTTTGCCACTTCCAGACACTCCGGTGACACATATCATTGTCCCTAAGGGTAATTTGAGATTGACACTTTTCAGGTTGTTTCCGCTGGCACCTTTCAGTTCCAAAAACTTGCCCGAGCCTTTTCTTCTTTTTTGGGGCACTTCAATTTTTAACTTTCCCGAAAGGTATTGGGCTGTGATACTTTTTTGCTTCAAAAATTCAGTGGGATTCCCCGCAGCGACTATTTGACCTCCATGTCTGCCTGCACCCGGCCCAATATCCACTACAAAATCCGCCTGAAGCATCATGTCCTTGTCATGCTCAACGACAATGACCGAATTTCCCAGATCCCTCAAATCCTGAAGGGCTTTAATCAATTTCACATTGTCCCTCTGATGAAGTCCTATGCTTGGTTCATCCAAAATATATAAAACACCCACCAATTGGGTTCCAATCTGAGTGGCCAGTCTGATCCTTTGGGCCTCTCCTCCTGAAAGTGTTCTCAGTGGTCTGTTCAGTGAAAGATAATCCAAACCGATATCCAGAAGAAATCCAATACGCTTTCTGATTTCTTTGAGTACTTCCTTCCCGATAATCTGTTGTCTTTCAGACATTCTTTCTTCCAGGCCTTCGAACCATTCCCCCAAACTGACAATGTCCATCATGGCCAATTCCCCGATGTGCTTTTCATCTATCTTGATATGCAGGGCTTCTTTTTTCAACCTGTAGCCATTACAATCCGGACAGGTTTTGGATGTAGTGAATTCATTGACCCAATCCTGAATTTTCTCCGTGCCACCTTCCTGTTGTTTCTGCAGAAAATTAACAATCCCTTCAAAGGTTGTATGCCATTTGGTGCCGGGATATTTGACCGAATCCACAGCTACTTCAACTTTATCGCCATAAAGCAAAATATCAATCAGCTCTTTTGGAAGTTTTTCTATTGGCGTAGAAATGCTGCATTTGTAATGTTTGACTATGGCTTCAACTTTTTTGAAAATCCAAACATCCCTATATTCCCCCAATGGGGCTATTCCGCCACGTGTGATACTCAGGCTTGGATCGGGAATGATGTTTTCAATCGTGATTTCATCGATAACGCCCAAACCATTACAAGTAGGACAGGCCCCATAAGGACTATTAAATGAAAATGTATTGGGCGCGGGTTCATCATAGGACAAACCGGTAGTCGGGTCCATCAGATATTTGGAAAAATGATGGATATTCCCCTCTTCATCACGGAGCATAATGATCCCTTTTCCATGTTGAAGGGCAGTTTTCAAGGATTGGGTAATCCTAAATCTATCCTCCTCGTCTGCCACAATCCTGTCCACTACAATTTCAATGTCATGGATTTTATACCTATCAACCTGCATCTTTGGCTGCACATCCATTACTACTCCGTCGATTCTTACTTTGGAAAATCCCATCTTTCGGATTTGCTCAAAAAGCTCTCTGTAGTGCCCCTTTCTGCCCTTGACAATCGGTGCCAGGATATAAAGTTTCTTTCCGCCAAAGTTTTCAAACAACTGCTCCACAATCTGATCTTCGGTCTGCCGGATCATTTTTTTGCCGGAAAGATAAGAATATGCTTCCCCTGCCCGGGCAAAGAGCAGTCTCATAAAGTCATATATTTCAGTCACAGTCCCAACTGTGGACCTTGGATTTTTAGAAGTTGTTTTTTGTTCTATGGAAATTACAGGAGACAGTCCATTGATTTTGTCCACATCAGGTCTCTCCATCCCTCCTAAAAATGACCTTGCATAGGCAGAAAAACTTTCCATATACCTTCTTTGGCCTTCGGCATAAATGGTATCAAAAGCCAAAGAACTCTTTCCGCTTCCGCTCAGGCCAGTGATGACAACCAGCTTATTTCTGGGGATATTGATATCAATATTTTTGAGATTATGTTCACGTGCACCGTATATCTCAATCAACTCTTCTTTTTTCTCAACAATCAGGTCGGACATGGAGGATTTTAGCATTTCATTTCAGCTTGCAAAAGTACAAATTTATGGCGGGTATTCCCATCTTCAGCCAAATGTTAGAACTCCTGCCAAGGGACAAAGTTTGGGATTATAAAAATTAATTGGATTCCTTTTTTTCTTTTCTTGCTTGCCTTTTTTCTTTATTAGTCATGCTTTTTTTATTCTCAGAATCTTTCTTCGGAGTTGCTGCTTCTTTTGAGTCCTTGGCTTTAGCTCTTTTTGCCAGTTCCTTTTTCCTCATTTCTTCGATATCATCTCCGGTAATTGTGGATTTAAGACCCGAGAAAATCAATTGCCACCAATAATTGAACATGGACTTATTCGGAATACGGATAAAATAAACATTTCCTTTTACAAGCTCTCCGTTGGTTTTTGGGTTATTGGATTTAATGATCACTTTATTGGCCAGAAAAGAGCCTACCTTTCTGATCAGATTTTGATCATGCTGAAAATCTCTATTCAAAAGCTCAATTTCGAGCCCGCGATACCTGATGATCAATTCACCGGAACCATCAAAATCATTGGCAAGAATATTAAAATCCAATCTATCTATTGTTCCTGATTTTAAACTGGCTTTAGCTTCAGGTTCAATCATGGTATTGAGTTTGCGTATATCCATTCTTCCCAAAGTCCCTTTTAAAGTAAACTTTCCTTCAGGGTCTTCAAGGTCATATTTAATCGTTGCATTTAAGGGTCCTTCCCCCATCAGTTTGGCTGCTGCTTCGATGGAAATTGTCCTGTTAGTTCCCCTTCTTTCTATGTAATTGGACACATTGGTAATATGGGCGTTCAGGTCAGAGAAAAATATGTGTCCCGTTCTTGGAGATTTATTGTCAGGTTTTTCTTCAATCTTGATGTAGGCGTTGTCTATCAAAAGGTGTTCGACGTGGAAAAATTGCTTTAGATTTTTAAAAATTTGATGGATCATTTGAGGTCTTTTCTGAAAATCTTCCGGAATTCTTTTATCCGTAAAGACTTCCAAATGGAAATTGTTGGCATAAATACTGTCGATTTCGACGACCCCATTTCTAAAATAATTGCCAAAATTGACTCCCCTCATTTGCAATTCAGCATTGTCTATCTGAAGCCAACCTTGCCTTTCCTTGAACAAAGAGGTATAAACAAACTTATCCAGTTTATTGAGAAGACCGAGATAACCAAAATTCATACTTTTTTGCCGGGTATCAAGTTCAATGTCTTTTACTTTAATGGATTGCCGGAATTTATCAAAATGAAACTCCGCTTCTTCAATGCTGCCATACGCCATACCGAGATGAAAAAGACTTTTGGGATCATTCAGGTCTT
This window of the Aquiflexum balticum DSM 16537 genome carries:
- a CDS encoding LytR/AlgR family response regulator transcription factor, with protein sequence MRALVIDDERLARKELINLLSQYDQVEIVGEANNVDDAKEKIEALSPDVVFLDIQMPEKTGFDLLEELDNVPHVIFTTAYDEYALKAFQVNALDYLLKPIEPKRLNEAIERLFKKLNEGPDRSEDDGSFSSKKLTLDDQVFVKDGDRCWFVKLSNVRLFESDGNYIKVYFDNNKPMIHKSLNALDERLDEKSFFRASRKHIINLSWVEAIEPWFNGGLVVTLKGGDRIEVSRRQAARFKDMMSL
- a CDS encoding RING finger protein produces the protein MKKFLIGLSVLIVLVVLVMRGIPYLINLYLNDNADRIVTNMITRTSDFGNHEVSFGEIKLNYNYSGTFLKIKNIKVSPSDSLDDKTVKVNLVADQINVTGFKWFPFLFQNTLSIDSALLDNIHIISSGPPIDSLFNEPRKPKSKKNKDYDLIEVENFELKNFSFEVENNLYDSIRMSLINMNVQLKTFQLTKEDLNDPKSLFHLGMAYGSIEEAEFHFDKFRQSIKVKDIELDTRQKSMNFGYLGLLNKLDKFVYTSLFKERQGWLQIDNAELQMRGVNFGNYFRNGVVEIDSIYANNFHLEVFTDKRIPEDFQKRPQMIHQIFKNLKQFFHVEHLLIDNAYIKIEEKPDNKSPRTGHIFFSDLNAHITNVSNYIERRGTNRTISIEAAAKLMGEGPLNATIKYDLEDPEGKFTLKGTLGRMDIRKLNTMIEPEAKASLKSGTIDRLDFNILANDFDGSGELIIRYRGLEIELLNRDFQHDQNLIRKVGSFLANKVIIKSNNPKTNGELVKGNVYFIRIPNKSMFNYWWQLIFSGLKSTITGDDIEEMRKKELAKRAKAKDSKEAATPKKDSENKKSMTNKEKRQARKEKKESN
- a CDS encoding PhoH family protein gives rise to the protein MPRAKSDKDRKIFVLDTSVILYAHNSIMNFAEHDVVIPITVLEELDQFKKGNDTKNFEAREFIRLLDKLSKDNMIHNWTPLNGKTKGFFKVLMNPDNSINANLVFGEEKNDHKILNAALHLQQKEKNRKVILVSKDINLRLKAKSLEIHAEDYETGKIKNITELENTGKYYLDGIDQHVINNLYENHSVEAKLVLGTRKRKANAFYILKSDKNSVLAYFNSEDNTMERVDKALAYNIKPKNAEQTFALHAILNPRIKLVSIQGVAGTGKTLLALAGALEQRRDFKQVFLARPIVPLSNKDIGYLPGDIKSKLNPYMEPLWDNLKFIQNQFKESDKEYQKITEMINQEKLVIQPLAYIRGRSLSNIFFIVDEAQNLTPHEIKTIISRAGENTKIIFTGDIFQIDTPYLDSQSNGLSYLIDRVKDHPLYAHIKLEKGERSELANLANDLL
- a CDS encoding LytR/AlgR family response regulator transcription factor gives rise to the protein MKEERILIVEDDVNIAENIEEILELLGYVNIDIANSANQAIKVVKKYRPDLVFMDIKLKGDKDGIELGEIIKQMVDAPLVYVTSYSDPTIIERAKRINPAGFIVKPFNTNDIHAIVEIVLYNKRTKPAPETAVVRSKDESPYLVVDAVFIKADNAYERVPYEEIYYVEANGNMVTIFTKSRNFTIRKSMKDMEEKLPSHLFLRVQKSFIVQLGQIESFNTKDITLRTGSVVQVGRQYYNSFLAKLNTITES
- a CDS encoding sensor histidine kinase, whose protein sequence is MNKTRLYWFLQIFGWLGFALINLFFVSLDRGITPVQLGAFFSLASFYLISTHSLRFVIKKYGWFNLSFVQLLPNTLIAVTVLSALNTSAQILINLAFDTLDPEQDFRLVVLAGNVFVSFLFYSLWVMLYFLFHFLDNYNQSLKYQAKINEIQLNHLKSQLNPHFIFNALNSVRALVDEDPIKAKQAITQLSNILRFSLMMDKKRTIDFENEINTVKDYLNLESIRFEERLQVKYEIEPAAYDYKVPPMMLQTIVENAIKHGISNRVKGGLIEIKCKEGITDHLIIQVKNSGQLKSQAFSKKKEREGHGINNTIQRLKLIYGDRATFKIYNADYEFVVTEIKIPKQNLTLG
- the uvrA gene encoding excinuclease ABC subunit UvrA, whose product is MLKSSMSDLIVEKKEELIEIYGAREHNLKNIDINIPRNKLVVITGLSGSGKSSLAFDTIYAEGQRRYMESFSAYARSFLGGMERPDVDKINGLSPVISIEQKTTSKNPRSTVGTVTEIYDFMRLLFARAGEAYSYLSGKKMIRQTEDQIVEQLFENFGGKKLYILAPIVKGRKGHYRELFEQIRKMGFSKVRIDGVVMDVQPKMQVDRYKIHDIEIVVDRIVADEEDRFRITQSLKTALQHGKGIIMLRDEEGNIHHFSKYLMDPTTGLSYDEPAPNTFSFNSPYGACPTCNGLGVIDEITIENIIPDPSLSITRGGIAPLGEYRDVWIFKKVEAIVKHYKCSISTPIEKLPKELIDILLYGDKVEVAVDSVKYPGTKWHTTFEGIVNFLQKQQEGGTEKIQDWVNEFTTSKTCPDCNGYRLKKEALHIKIDEKHIGELAMMDIVSLGEWFEGLEERMSERQQIIGKEVLKEIRKRIGFLLDIGLDYLSLNRPLRTLSGGEAQRIRLATQIGTQLVGVLYILDEPSIGLHQRDNVKLIKALQDLRDLGNSVIVVEHDKDMMLQADFVVDIGPGAGRHGGQIVAAGNPTEFLKQKSITAQYLSGKLKIEVPQKRRKGSGKFLELKGASGNNLKSVNLKLPLGTMICVTGVSGSGKSSLIHDTLFPLLNQHFYNSKREPLAYEKINGLEHLDKVIEVDQSPIGRTPRSNPATYTGVFSDIRTLFTELPESKIRGYKPGRFSFNVKGGRCEDCEGAGMKLIEMDFLPDVHIPCETCKGKRYNRETLEVRFKGKSISDVLDMTVEQAVNFFENQPKILRRIKTLNDVGLGYITLGQHATTLSGGEAQRVKLATELSKKDTGKTFYILDEPTTGLHFQDIEHLLEVLNRLVEKGNTVLIIEHNLDVIKVADYIIDLGPEGGEKGGQIVVEGKPEVVANHPKSYTAKFLREELN